From Coffea arabica cultivar ET-39 chromosome 2e, Coffea Arabica ET-39 HiFi, whole genome shotgun sequence, the proteins below share one genomic window:
- the LOC140003743 gene encoding guanosine deaminase-like isoform X1: MEEANAVQDREHKFLTIAVQEAHKGAECGHGRPFGAVVVRNDEIVISCHNMVLARTDPTAHAEVTAIREACKKLNKIELSDCEMYASCEPCPMCFGAIYLSKIKRLVYGAKAEAAIAIGYNAFIADALRGTGFYQKGHLEIKRADGNASHIAEQVFEKSKAKFHIH, from the exons CTGTACAGGATAGAGAACATAAATTCTTAACAATCGCAGTCCAAGAAGCACATAAAGGGGCAGAGTGTGGGCATGGCAGACCATTTGGTGCAGTAGTTGTTCGCAATGATGAAATTGTTATCAGCTGTCACAACATGGTTTTAGCACGCACTGACCCTACTGCACATGCAGAGGTCACAGCAATTAGAGAG GCATGCAAAAAGCTCAACAAAATTGAGCTCTCAGATTGTGAAATGTATGCTTCTTGTGAGCCTTGCCCCATGTGCTTTGGTGCAATCTACCTTTCCAAAATTAAG AGACTGGTTTATGGTGCCAAAGCTGAAGCTGCCATTGCCATTGGATATAATGCTTTTATTGCCGATGCCCTAAGAGGTACTGGTTTTTACCAAAAGGGTCATTTGGAGATCAAGAGAGCAGATGGTAATGCATCCCATATTGCGGAGCAAGTCTTTGAGAAATCAAAGGCCAAATTTCATATCCACTGA
- the LOC140003743 gene encoding guanosine deaminase-like isoform X2 — protein MVLARTDPTAHAEVTAIREACKKLNKIELSDCEMYASCEPCPMCFGAIYLSKIKRLVYGAKAEAAIAIGYNAFIADALRGTGFYQKGHLEIKRADGNASHIAEQVFEKSKAKFHIH, from the exons ATGGTTTTAGCACGCACTGACCCTACTGCACATGCAGAGGTCACAGCAATTAGAGAG GCATGCAAAAAGCTCAACAAAATTGAGCTCTCAGATTGTGAAATGTATGCTTCTTGTGAGCCTTGCCCCATGTGCTTTGGTGCAATCTACCTTTCCAAAATTAAG AGACTGGTTTATGGTGCCAAAGCTGAAGCTGCCATTGCCATTGGATATAATGCTTTTATTGCCGATGCCCTAAGAGGTACTGGTTTTTACCAAAAGGGTCATTTGGAGATCAAGAGAGCAGATGGTAATGCATCCCATATTGCGGAGCAAGTCTTTGAGAAATCAAAGGCCAAATTTCATATCCACTGA
- the LOC140037040 gene encoding probable transcription factor At5g28040, translating to MAASQEDRNVYNPEDLDDDEEDEEGIGGLIHNPGNNTNDINPPENDVVVDDEDDDVDVDVDVDEDDDVDDSTSSSNLAAADHHHHDPSSLLNHHHHHHIHLPPPPSLSPGDVTVALPTDQSLRPDAERQRIDEVTVASVSAVARAVVEEKKPVPNDESRRLFQRLWTDEDEIELLQGFLEYTTSRGVINSSHHHDTTAFYDQIKSKLQLDFNKNQLVEKLRRLKKKYRNVMNKMSSGKEYVFKSPHDQATFEISRKIWGGSGVGASVRSGVVMEEGGFDDDDGNPNFSVNFIDQSPNPNFNLNPNGIDHLEKKPPRSRKRSRGVGGVKIEEKPFGYTSVPTLQNSNQQQSVQNVQNMQNVGVVTPTATQIGPVTAAAGSAGSGQATNLIEETVRSCLSPIFKELLNSVMSLNGPMMGGSRGFGFALSPMPLGLNGDLVADEKWRKQQILELEVYSKRLELVQDQIKAQLEELRSMGS from the coding sequence ATGGCCGCCTCTCAAGAAGACCGTAACGTTTACAACCCGGAAGACCTTGACGACGACGAAGAAGACGAAGAAGGAATCGGAGGTTTAATTCATAACCCGGGTAATAATACCAATGATATTAACCCTCCTGAGAACGACGTCGTTGTGGACGACGAAGATGATGACGTGGATGTCGACGTGGACGTAGACGAGGATGATGACGTCGACGACTCCACCTCTTCTTCCAATCTCGCCGCTGCCGACCACCACCACCATGATCCCTCCTCTCTCCttaaccaccaccaccaccaccacatcCACCTGCCTCCGCCTCCCTCTCTTTCCCCGGGAGATGTTACCGTCGCTCTCCCAACCGATCAGTCTCTCCGTCCGGACGCTGAACGACAGCGAATCGATGAAGTGACGGTCGCCTCGGTCTCTGCCGTGGCCAGGGCCGTCGTGGAGGAGAAGAAGCCGGTTCCGAACGATGAGTCGAGGCGGCTGTTTCAACGGCTCTGGACCGACGAGGACGAGATCGAACTTTTACAGGGGTTTTTGGAGTATACGACCTCGAGAGGCGTGATCAACTCGTCTCACCATCATGATACGACGGCGTTTTATGATCAGATCAAGAGTAAATTGCAGCTGGACTTCAACAAGAACCAATTGGTCGAAAAACTCCGAAGGTTGAAGAAAAAATACCGGAACGTGATGAACAAGATGAGCTCCGGTAAGGAGTATGTCTTCAAAAGCCCTCATGATCAGGCTACTTTTGAAATTTCTCGTAAAATTTGGGGCGGCAGTGGCGTTGGTGCTTCCGTCCGCAGCGGTGTTGTGATGGAAGAAGGTGGATTTGATGATGATGACGGTAACCCTAATTTTAGTGTTAATTTTATTGATCAAAGCCCTAACCCTAATTTTAACCTTAACCCTAATGGAATTGATCATTTAGAGAAGAAACCTCCGCGGTCTAGGAAAAGATCACGCGGTGTAGGTGGGGTGAAAATTGAGGAGAAACCATTTGGGTATACTAGTGTTCCAACTTTGCAAAATTCAAACCAGCAGCAAAGCGTGCAGAATGTGCAAAATATGCAGAATGTGGGCGTGGTTACGCCTACAGCAACGCAAATTGGGCCGGTGACGGCTGCAGCTGGTTCAGCAGGGTCGGGGCAGGCCACGAATTTGATTGAGGAGACAGTGAGGAGCTGTTTATCACCGATATTTAAGGAATTGTTGAACAGTGTGATGAGTTTGAATGGGCCAATGATGGGTGGTTCACGAGGATTTGGCTTTGCATTGAGTCCAATGCCATTAGGGTTAAATGGGGATTTGGTGGCGGATGAGAAGTGGAGGAAGCAACAGATTTTGGAGTTGGAGGTGTATTCGAAGAGGTTAGAATTGGTGCAGGATCAAATAAAGGCGCAGCTGGAGGAGCTAAGATCAATGGGAAGTTGA